Proteins from a genomic interval of Bacteroidia bacterium:
- a CDS encoding T-complex 10 C-terminal domain-containing protein, whose translation MNRIPAQSHISLLLLFSFFFSCFPELLAQELSTHTEEEILLVDWESMDCDDTYDPYKLKSRISFMEEVDGLLHIRVNFADNCCADFTPDITFANNRLELVSATQEDNEFCFCNCCFSLEYKIAGLSGKTFEVFFNGKKIEVSDEHYETQKVTYEMYRGEQINFTNKYGFKEGRWMVFHENGQVEYDGEFPNNVQYQDSEAIWYKRYNKEGELIYFDRKDSIQAWFEDREIRAEEFSYTKGDTSFKYIFRKFENRKLAEKSLVLSYPYILRSELNPCFEEADLRTETLYKETFYRDGQREYLLSNDTLYKWYENGNFREIVFPNGSKRFDEEGNLSSQVFRWKTKGPACQADLRHNLYVYYDSSNSIKKIDMTRDEALGEKTYKGQDYIWTWDENKKLTSMPEEWDEDFPWEKFELLTKQLEGHQLP comes from the coding sequence AGGAAGAAATTCTTCTGGTCGATTGGGAATCCATGGATTGTGATGACACCTATGATCCCTACAAATTAAAGAGTCGGATTAGCTTTATGGAAGAAGTGGATGGCTTGTTACATATTCGGGTCAATTTTGCAGATAACTGTTGTGCAGATTTTACGCCAGACATCACATTTGCAAATAATCGGCTGGAGCTTGTTTCAGCCACTCAGGAAGATAATGAGTTTTGTTTTTGCAATTGTTGTTTTTCCCTGGAGTATAAAATAGCGGGTTTATCAGGAAAGACTTTTGAAGTCTTTTTTAATGGGAAGAAAATTGAAGTATCGGATGAGCATTACGAAACCCAGAAGGTAACATATGAAATGTACAGGGGTGAGCAGATCAACTTTACCAATAAATACGGATTTAAAGAAGGAAGATGGATGGTATTTCATGAAAACGGGCAAGTAGAATACGATGGAGAATTTCCGAATAATGTGCAGTACCAGGATTCTGAAGCTATCTGGTATAAGAGGTATAATAAAGAAGGAGAGCTCATTTACTTTGATCGGAAGGATAGTATACAAGCTTGGTTTGAAGATAGAGAGATTAGGGCAGAAGAGTTTTCTTATACAAAAGGGGATACCAGCTTCAAGTATATTTTTAGAAAATTTGAAAATCGAAAATTAGCTGAGAAATCTCTCGTGCTTTCCTATCCTTACATACTTAGGAGTGAATTGAATCCTTGCTTTGAGGAGGCAGACCTAAGAACAGAAACCTTATATAAAGAGACCTTTTACAGAGATGGTCAAAGAGAATATCTGTTGAGCAATGATACCCTCTATAAATGGTATGAGAATGGGAATTTTCGGGAAATCGTTTTCCCAAACGGAAGTAAAAGATTTGATGAAGAAGGTAATCTTTCCAGTCAGGTCTTTCGATGGAAAACAAAGGGTCCCGCATGTCAAGCTGATTTACGCCACAATCTTTATGTGTATTACGATTCCAGTAACTCTATTAAAAAAATAGATATGACCCGAGATGAAGCTCTTGGAGAAAAGACCTATAAGGGACAAGATTATATCTGGACCTGGGATGAGAACAAAAAACTTACTTCTATGCCCGAAGAATGGGATGAAGATTTCCCCTGGGAAAAATTTGAGCTACTCACCAAACAACTCGAAGGCCATCAACTGCCCTAG